In Ornithinibacter aureus, the genomic stretch GCCTGGGCACCGACTGCCAGGGCGAACCCGAGGTGCACGCCCTCACCCAGGTGCTGCGGGCCGTGACCCGGATCGCCTGCCCCGCTGTCGCCTTCAAGGCCGAGGCGATCGTGGCCCCGATCAAGCTGCTGCCCTACCTCGGAACCGGCGCCTACACCGGCAAGGTCAGCGACCTCGCCTACCACAACAGCCTCATGGTGCACGTCTGGTCGATGCTCGCCTCGCAGGACGTCCGGCTCGCCGCGCAGGCCCTCGGGTCGTTGTCGCCGAAGCCCACGACGGGCACCTGGCTGACCTACCTGCGCTGCCACGACGACATCGGCTGGGCGATCATGGACGAGGATGCCGGCGCCGTCGGGTTGAACGGGCACGCGCACCGCAACTTCCTGTGGCACTGGTACTCCGGTGACCACTTCGGCTCACCCGCTCGGGGGCTGGTCTTCCAGTACAACCCGGAGACCGACGACGGGCGCACGAGTGGCACCGCGGCATCCCTCATCGGCCTCCAGTCGGCCGGTTCTGCGGCGGAAGTCGAGTCCGCGGCGGCGGCCCTGCGCCTGGCCAACGCGATGGTGCTCGGGTGGGGCGGCATCCCGGTCATCTGGAGCGGTGACGAGCTCGGGCAGCCGAACGACCCGCGGTGGGCGCTCGAACCCGGGCACGGCGACGACAACCGGTGGGCGCACCGGCCGCGGCTGGACTGGGAGCGGGCCGAGTCGCGGCACGACCGCACGACGACGGCCGGCCGGGTGTTCGGCGACCTCGTCGAGCTCGTGCGGGCCCGCGGTTCGCTGGTGCACCTGCACGGGTCGGTCGAGACGCAGATCGGGCCGGTCGATGACCCCGGTGTGCTGGTGACCCTGCGTGAGCACCCGGTCGGGCGGTTCGTCGGGGTCTACAACGTGACGCCGCAGTGGCGGATGTGGCCCGGCTGGCGGGTCAACGAGCTCGGTGTGGCGGATGCCGTGGACCGGATCACCGGGGACGCCTTGCCGTGGGGTGGGGACGGCAACGTGTGGCTGCCGCCCTTCGCCGCCCTCTGGCTGACCACCTGACCTCCCCCACCCTGCCCTCCCCCACCCTGCCCGCCCCCGCCCAGACCCCCCTCCCCCCTCCTCGCGAACGTGGGTGAAGATCGTCGGCTGGACGACGATTTTCACCCACGTTCGCG encodes the following:
- a CDS encoding alpha-amylase family protein, whose amino-acid sequence is MSAAVPPPPSPAVTTSATSAGSPPATSLPAGVSPDREVMFRARVARWWPDLFTGLRTAYGDERAAALGADLIELAGAAFAARSDRLHVRDLERMLRPDWLQDPSMIGYATYTERFAGDLRGVVDRLPYLDELGVRYLHLMPLLRPREGDSDGGYAVADYRAVRADLGSMDDLEHLAARMHDAGMSLVLDLVLNHVAREHEWAVLARAGDPVYREYFHVFPDREMPDAYEATLPEVFPDFAPGNFTWDEDLQGWVWTTFNEFQWDVNWGNPAVLREYASIILDLANRGVDVLRLDAIAFLWKRLGTDCQGEPEVHALTQVLRAVTRIACPAVAFKAEAIVAPIKLLPYLGTGAYTGKVSDLAYHNSLMVHVWSMLASQDVRLAAQALGSLSPKPTTGTWLTYLRCHDDIGWAIMDEDAGAVGLNGHAHRNFLWHWYSGDHFGSPARGLVFQYNPETDDGRTSGTAASLIGLQSAGSAAEVESAAAALRLANAMVLGWGGIPVIWSGDELGQPNDPRWALEPGHGDDNRWAHRPRLDWERAESRHDRTTTAGRVFGDLVELVRARGSLVHLHGSVETQIGPVDDPGVLVTLREHPVGRFVGVYNVTPQWRMWPGWRVNELGVADAVDRITGDALPWGGDGNVWLPPFAALWLTT